GGCTTGAGGTCCCGGTGCACCACCCCGGCGCCGTGGATCACCTGGAGCGCCTCGGCCACGCCGGCCGTGAGCAGCAGCGCGGTGCGCAGCGGCAGGATGCCGTGCTCGTCGATGACCTGCTGGAGCGACGGGCCGGGTACGTAGGCGGTGGCCAGCCAGGGGCCGGCCGCCTCGGTGCCCGAGCCGACGACCTGTGCGGTGTAGAGGCCGTGGATGCGCCGGGCGCTGGCGACCTCCTGGGCGAAGCGCCGGCGGAACTCGTGGTCCGCGGCCAGTTCCGGCCGGACCACCTTGAGGGCCACGGGGCGCCCACCGGGGGTGTGGGAGAGGTAGACGCGGCCCATTCCGCCCGAGCCGAGCCGGGCGACGAGGCGGAAGCCGCCCACTTCGCGCGGATCGTCCGGGGCGAGGGCCGTGAAGGGGCGCGTGAGGGGGAAGCCGGGGTGTTCTGGTGCCATGGAGACATCTTGACTGAAATTTCAGTCAGTGCAAGGGTGGTGCGGAGCCGGCGACCGCTCGATCACGCACGCGGCCAGTGGTCAATGAGGGGGTGTGGGCCGGGGAGCAGGCGTCGAGCGGCTGATACGTTAGCTGTCCATGACAGGTATACCGGGTGCCCCGTCCCGCCCACGCGATCGTCGTCGAACCTGGGGCATCGGCCTGATCGCCGCCGCGTCCCTGATCTGGCTGTGGCTCGCCTACCAGCTGCTGTTCCCGTTCACCGTCGACACGAGCCGCGGGTGGACCGAGGAGTGCGACTCCCGGATCTTCTACTACCAGGGGGAGTGGCGGAGGGGCCCCGACGAGTACGTCGACGCGGAGGGCAACACCTGCGCCGTCGCGCGCGACCTCGCCGAACTTCTCGCCGCCCTCGTGCTCTCCATGCCGCTCGCCGTCACCGGGACGATCCTCTACACCACGGAACGACGAAGCCGCGACGGGGAAGGCCGGGACGAGGCCACCCCGATCACCAAGGGATAGGCGCCGCACGTGAAAGCCCCGCATTTCGCGTGCCGCTGACAGGAGTTCAGGGCGACCCGGACACGAACTACTCGCGGCAGCCGTGTACCCGGTGGCGCCCGAGTCCTACGCGGCGTTGCGAACCGCCGTCCCCCGTCTGGAGTTCCGGGCCGGCCTGGACTAACAGATCGGCGGATTCCGCCTGCCCTGGGTTCGCTCTCCCCATCGCCTGACGGGCCACCCCCTGTACGCCGTGGTCCCGCGGGGGCGGCTCGCCTCGGACACCCCGCCGAGGGCGCTGTCGGTGCCTGCCGCTAATGTCCCGTGTTTGTTCGACCAGTGAATAGACGGGGGCGGGAATGAGTGGGCAACTGAAGGATACGGCCACGGAGTTGGCCGAGGTGCTGTGGCGGGAACACACCGTCTACCGGGACCGGACCGGCGGCGTCGTCATCCGGGGGGAGCACGTCCAGCGTTGGATCAGCCTGGCACCCAGCGCCGGGCGCGACGAGGTGCTCCTGCGGGCCGGTCGGATACTCGAGGGCGGGACGACGGCCCCCGCGCGCAGCGAGGCGGTCGCCAGCCTCTCCGCCGGTACGGGGCAACTCGCCGCGGTGTGCCGCCGTCTCCTCGCGGAGACCGCGGCCGAGCCCTCGACGGCCGGATCGGCACAGCGTCGCTCGGGGCGCTCGAAGCGACGGCCGCGGCCCGCGCGGAGGGGCGGGCACACCAGCCCCGCGTCCTGGCTGGTCGTGGCCGGTGTGGTCGCCGTCGTCGGCTTCTACGTGGCGCGAGCGACCGGCAGGATCTGACCCGCCGACCCGCCGACCCGCCGACCCGCCGGGAAGATCACGCGGACCCACCCGGGCCGGATCCGCGGATCCGTCGGCACCAACCCGACCGGCCTCGCCGCTCAGGCGTCGCCCAGGGTGGGGTAGTCGGTGTAGCCGGACGCGCCCCCCACGTACATCAGGCCGTGGTCGTGGAGCGGGTTCAGGGGCGCGCCCCGGCGCAGTCGCGCGACCAGGTCGGGGTTGGCGATGAAGGCGCGGCCGAGCGCGATGAGGTCCGCTCCGGCCGCGAGGAGGCGTTCGCCCTTCGCGGCGCCGCCGTCGGCGGGCAGCGGGACGCCCCAGCCGAGGATCGGATTGGCGATCAGCGTGCCGCTCCAGTCCTCGCGGATGTGCCGGAAGACCTGGTCGTCGGGATCGGCGAACACGACGTGGACGTAGGCGAGGTCCCGCGGAAGCGCGGCGACGAGAGCGTGGTGGAGATCGGCGGTCTCGTCTCCCTCGTCGATGCCGTTGAAGATCGAGCCCGGCGCGAGGCGGATGCCGACCCGGTGGGCGCCGATCGCGCGCGTGACCGCCTCGACGGTCTCCAGGACGAAGCGGATGCGGTGGGCGACGGGCCCGCCGTAGGCGTCGGTGCGCCGGTTGGTGTTCCCGGCGAGGAACTGGTGCAGGAGATGCCCGTTGGCGGCGTGGACCTCGACTCCGGCGAAACCCGCGTCGACGGCCTTGCGGGCGGCCTCGGCGAAGTCGGCGGAGGTGGAGCGGATCTCGGCGACGGTCATCTCGCGCGGCGTGACCGCGGGCCGGATGCCGGTCGGGGTGTGGATGGGCTCGGGGAGCGGCACGGGTGAGGGCGCGACGGGCGTGTGGCCGCTGTTGTCGGGGTGGCCCACCCGCCCGCCGTGCTGGAGCTGGAGGAACATCCGCCCGCCGGCCTCGGTGACGGCCTCCGTCACGGCCCGCCAACCGGCGACGTGGGCGTCGGTGTGGATCGCCGTGATGTTCGGGTACGTCTGCCCGACCGCGTTCGGCGTGGACGCCTCGGCGATGATCAGCCCGGCCGAGGCGCGCTGGGCGTAGTAGGTCGCCACCAGGGGCCCCGGAGTGCCGTCGGCCTCGGCGCGGTTGCGTGTCATCGGCGCCATCACCAGACGGTTCGGGAGCCGCAGGTCGCCCAGTCGGGCGGGTTCGAGGAGTCGGGTTTCCCCCGGTGTGATCGTCATGGCCGTACCGTAGGAGTTGACATCAATGTCAGGTTCAAGTCGATCGAGTGGGCGAAGGGATGGGGCATGCGGATCGGTGAACTGGCAGGGGCCACCGGAGTGAGCGAGAGATCGCTGCGCTACTACGAGGCGCAGGGGCTGCTCACTCCCGGCCGGACCCCCGGCGGCCATCGCGACTACGGGGACTGGGCGGTCGACCGGGTCATCCGCATCCAGGCGCTCTTCGCGGCCGGCCTCCACAGCAGGAAGATCGCCGAGCTGCTCCCGTGCCTGCGCGACGCGGACGGCGGCCCGTCCGGGAGCGCCACGCCGAAGCTGGTGGCCGAGCTGCGCACCGAGCGGCAGCGCATCGACGGGCTGATCGCCGACCTGCTCCGTACGCGGGAGGTACTGGACGAGGCGATCGACGCGGCCTCTGGCGCGCAAGCCGGTACGCCTGCCGTCCGTGTGTAAGGCCGTCGGGCCGTGGCGTGGTGCCGGGGAACGGGGACGGTCCGGGGTCTAGCCTCGGCGGCCGGACGATCATGACAGGTAGGTGCGCCGTGCCCCGTTCCGCAGTTCCCGAGACCCTTCGACGGCCGACCGGCGCCGGCCGGCGGCTCGGATCCGTGCTCGTGTTGGCGACCCTGTGCGCGTTCGGGCTCGGCCCGGTCGCCGCGGCGACCGCCTCCGACCCCGCCGTCGGGGCCGTCCCCGCCCCGCTGTACGTCTCCGACTACGGGAACAACCGGGTCCTGAAGGCGCCGGCCGACGGCAGCGGCGGCCAGAGCACGGTCCCCACCACCGACCTGGTCCGTCCCACCGGCATGGTCGCCGACGCGGCGGGCGACCTGTACGTCTCCGACACCGGCAACAACCGGGTGGTACGCATCCCCTCCGACGGAGGGCCCCAGACCACGGTCCCGACCGACGGACTGTCCCGCCCCCTCGGGCTGGCCCTGGACGACGCGGGCGACCTGTACATCGCCGACAGCTTCAACGACCGCGTCGTCAAGGTGCACGCCGACGGCAGCGGGCAGAGCACGGTCCCCACCAGCGGGCTGCTGCACCCGTGGGGCCTGGCCTTCGATGCCGAAGGCACCCTCTACGTCTCCGACTTCGTCAACGACCGCGTCGTGAAACTGGCCGCGGCCGGCGGCGGTCAGAGCACCGTTCCCACCACCGGCCTCTCCCAGCCGGCCGGGATCGTACTGGACCCCCGGGGCAACCTGTACGTGTCCGACACCGGCAACAACCGGGTGGTGCGGGTGGCGGCCGGCGGCGGCCAGAGCACGGTCCCCGCGGTCGGGCTCAACGACCCGCTGGGACTGGCCCTCGACGAGCGCGGCAACCTCTACGTCGCGGACGCCTTCAACAACCGGGTCGTGCGCCTCGCCCCGAACGGCGGCGGTCAGAGCACCCTGCCCATCACCGGCCTGAACACCCCCACCGGCCTGGCGATCCCGCCCGCCCCGACCCGGCTGCGGACCACCGACGCCACCGCCCGGCGCGAATCCGACCCGCGGGCCTTGACGGTCAAGGGCCTCTCGGGCACCCTGACCACCGCCCACGGCACCCCCGTACCCGGTCGGACGGTGATCTTCAGCGACGCC
This region of Streptomyces sp. NBC_00513 genomic DNA includes:
- a CDS encoding alkene reductase, with protein sequence MTITPGETRLLEPARLGDLRLPNRLVMAPMTRNRAEADGTPGPLVATYYAQRASAGLIIAEASTPNAVGQTYPNITAIHTDAHVAGWRAVTEAVTEAGGRMFLQLQHGGRVGHPDNSGHTPVAPSPVPLPEPIHTPTGIRPAVTPREMTVAEIRSTSADFAEAARKAVDAGFAGVEVHAANGHLLHQFLAGNTNRRTDAYGGPVAHRIRFVLETVEAVTRAIGAHRVGIRLAPGSIFNGIDEGDETADLHHALVAALPRDLAYVHVVFADPDDQVFRHIREDWSGTLIANPILGWGVPLPADGGAAKGERLLAAGADLIALGRAFIANPDLVARLRRGAPLNPLHDHGLMYVGGASGYTDYPTLGDA
- a CDS encoding MerR family transcriptional regulator, whose amino-acid sequence is MRIGELAGATGVSERSLRYYEAQGLLTPGRTPGGHRDYGDWAVDRVIRIQALFAAGLHSRKIAELLPCLRDADGGPSGSATPKLVAELRTERQRIDGLIADLLRTREVLDEAIDAASGAQAGTPAVRV